From Staphylococcus sp. M0911, a single genomic window includes:
- the yfkAB gene encoding radical SAM/CxCxxxxC motif protein YfkAB, translated as MLTTNKKPISIHNDPWEAYNDIIDNGQLTLSNIEFTTTNLCNMRCSHCAVGYTLQTQDPEPLPMDIIYRRLDEIPHLRTLSITGGEPMFSKKSIKNVVKPLLKYAYQRGIYVQMNSNLTLPQDRYLDIAEYIDVMHISHNWGTIQEFTDVGFGAMKKQPPLKAKLKLYEQMLDNASTLSDQGMFVSAETMLNQSTLPYLNKIHKEIVNDMKCSRHEVHPMYPADFASTLNVLSLKEMKEAIHHLLDIRDEDTWMLFGTLPIYPCINDENDQHLLQRLRHAKNVTMRNDPDGRSRLNVNVFTGNVIVTDFGDENGTISNIQNDKLTDVFKQWLNSDLAQSLNCHCAEYQCLGPNVLVKNMYYPNTDFKENEKAMHAKRIFS; from the coding sequence ATGTTAACAACTAATAAAAAACCTATTTCAATACATAATGATCCTTGGGAAGCCTATAATGACATCATTGATAATGGTCAACTTACTTTAAGTAATATAGAGTTTACGACTACTAATTTATGTAATATGAGATGTAGTCATTGCGCGGTTGGTTATACACTTCAAACTCAAGACCCAGAACCTTTACCAATGGACATTATTTACCGTCGACTAGATGAAATACCTCATTTACGTACGTTATCAATTACGGGCGGCGAACCCATGTTTTCAAAAAAATCTATCAAGAATGTTGTTAAACCATTATTAAAATATGCATATCAACGTGGTATTTATGTTCAAATGAATTCTAATTTAACATTGCCACAAGATAGATATTTAGATATCGCTGAGTATATCGATGTCATGCACATTTCTCATAACTGGGGTACAATCCAAGAATTTACAGATGTGGGCTTCGGTGCTATGAAAAAGCAACCACCTTTGAAAGCGAAACTCAAATTATATGAACAAATGCTTGATAACGCAAGCACGCTCTCTGACCAAGGTATGTTCGTTTCTGCAGAAACAATGTTGAATCAAAGTACTTTACCCTATTTAAATAAAATTCATAAAGAAATTGTAAATGATATGAAATGTAGTCGTCATGAAGTACATCCAATGTACCCTGCTGACTTTGCTAGTACATTAAATGTATTGTCATTAAAAGAAATGAAAGAAGCAATTCATCATTTATTAGACATTAGAGATGAAGATACTTGGATGTTGTTTGGTACGTTACCTATATATCCATGTATTAATGATGAAAATGATCAACATTTATTACAACGTTTAAGACATGCTAAAAACGTTACAATGCGAAATGATCCAGATGGCCGCAGTCGTTTAAATGTAAATGTCTTTACAGGTAATGTCATCGTAACTGATTTTGGTGATGAAAATGGGACTATCTCAAATATTCAAAATGATAAACTGACAGATGTTTTTAAGCAATGGCTTAATTCAGATTTAGCACAATCACTCAACTGTCATTGTGCTGAATATCAGTGTTTAGGACCAAATGTTTTAGTGAAAAATATGTACTACCCTAATACAGATTTTAAAGAAAATGAAAAAGCAATGCATGCTAAGCGTATTTTCTCTTAA
- a CDS encoding SE1561 family protein — MSEQQTIDQIKTRLNKFIEDIDHVNPDEVRVEDIDEWIGLLDQLEEKVKQVSK; from the coding sequence ATGAGTGAACAACAAACGATTGACCAAATTAAAACACGATTAAACAAATTTATTGAAGATATTGATCACGTAAACCCTGATGAAGTACGCGTTGAAGACATTGATGAGTGGATTGGATTATTAGATCAATTAGAAGAAAAAGTGAAACAAGTTTCAAAATAA
- a CDS encoding type 1 glutamine amidotransferase domain-containing protein translates to MSKKVAIILADEFEDIELTSPKEALENAGIETVIVGDNENQEVVGKHGEKATVQVSIADAKPEDYDGLLIPGGFAPDHLRGDAEGRYGTFAKYFTTNNVPAFAICHGPQVLIDTDDLNGRTLTAVLNVRKDLSNAGAHVVDESVVVDNNIVTSRTPDDLDDFNREIVKQLEN, encoded by the coding sequence ATGAGTAAAAAAGTAGCTATTATTTTAGCAGATGAATTTGAAGATATAGAGTTAACAAGCCCTAAAGAAGCATTAGAAAATGCTGGTATTGAAACAGTTATCGTTGGAGATAATGAAAACCAAGAGGTTGTAGGTAAACATGGAGAAAAAGCAACCGTTCAAGTAAGTATTGCTGATGCTAAACCAGAAGATTACGATGGTTTATTAATACCAGGTGGATTTGCACCTGACCATTTACGTGGTGATGCAGAGGGTAGATACGGTACTTTCGCTAAATATTTCACAACAAATAATGTACCTGCTTTCGCAATTTGCCATGGTCCTCAAGTGTTAATTGATACTGATGATTTAAATGGTAGAACATTAACAGCAGTATTAAATGTTCGAAAAGACCTATCTAATGCTGGTGCTCATGTTGTTGACGAATCAGTAGTTGTAGATAACAACATTGTAACTAGTCGTACACCAGATGATTTAGATGACTTTAACAGAGAAATTGTTAAACAATTAGAAAATTAA
- the sgtB gene encoding monofunctional peptidoglycan glycosyltransferase SgtB, with the protein MKRSDRFAQSNDTYQRDMREPHYNTYYQPVGKPPKKKKSKRIFLRILIILTIIIVLFLGLMYFMSSRANVDDLKSIENKNDYVAADQMPEYVRGAFISLEDERFYKHHGFDFKGTSRALFSTLSDHDVQGGSTITQQVVKNYYYDNERSFTRKLKELFVAHKVEKQYDKNQILSFYLNNIYFGDNQYTVEGAANHYFGATTNKDNQNLKQISVLQSAILASKVNAPSVYNIEDMSDNFINRVKTNLEKMKQLHYISDEQYEEAMAQLGN; encoded by the coding sequence ATGAAAAGAAGCGATAGATTTGCACAATCGAATGATACGTATCAACGAGATATGCGTGAACCTCACTATAATACTTATTACCAACCAGTAGGAAAACCACCTAAAAAGAAAAAAAGCAAACGTATTTTTTTGAGAATTTTAATCATATTAACAATTATCATAGTTCTGTTTTTAGGATTAATGTACTTTATGTCTTCTAGAGCTAACGTGGATGATTTAAAATCGATAGAAAATAAAAATGATTACGTTGCTGCTGATCAAATGCCTGAATATGTAAGAGGTGCATTTATTTCGTTAGAAGATGAACGATTTTATAAACATCATGGATTTGATTTTAAGGGTACATCGCGTGCATTGTTTTCAACATTAAGTGATCATGATGTTCAAGGTGGTAGCACGATTACACAACAAGTTGTTAAAAATTATTATTATGATAACGAACGTTCATTTACAAGAAAATTAAAAGAATTATTTGTAGCACATAAAGTTGAGAAACAATATGATAAAAACCAAATACTAAGTTTTTATTTAAACAATATATATTTTGGTGACAATCAATATACGGTAGAAGGTGCAGCCAATCATTATTTCGGTGCAACTACTAATAAAGATAATCAAAACTTAAAGCAAATTAGTGTTTTGCAAAGTGCTATTTTAGCTAGTAAAGTCAATGCACCAAGTGTTTATAATATTGAAGATATGTCTGATAATTTTATAAATAGAGTTAAAACAAATTTAGAAAAGATGAAACAACTTCATTATATTTCAGATGAACAATATGAAGAAGCAATGGCACAATTAGGTAACTAA
- the recX gene encoding recombination regulator RecX, whose translation MPKITKLEVQKKNKERFNLYLDNEFEMGIDIDTLVKFNLKKGQVLEPSDMEQIQKHDHYRRGLNDAIQFLSYRKRTEKEVRQHLSKNEVSEGAIQQVIDYCYQEKLIDHDDYAESLKNTMINTTDKGPEIYKQKLYQAGVEPNIIDQYTEIYIEQQPLEDIVKVAQKVIRTKKGPTSKVKQKVMQSLMQKGYTMERIKDAMDELDFSEDEDQLDHMLQTDLEKVYNKQQRKYEGQQVIRKTIETLMRKGYKYDKIKSKLEESGIEHGTEEIE comes from the coding sequence ATGCCTAAAATCACTAAATTAGAAGTTCAAAAGAAAAATAAAGAGCGGTTTAACCTATATCTTGATAATGAATTTGAAATGGGAATTGATATTGATACTTTAGTTAAATTCAATTTAAAAAAAGGTCAAGTATTAGAACCCTCAGATATGGAACAGATACAAAAACATGATCATTATCGTAGAGGTTTAAATGATGCAATTCAATTTCTGTCATATCGAAAACGTACTGAAAAAGAAGTTAGACAGCATTTATCAAAAAATGAAGTTTCTGAAGGTGCAATTCAACAAGTTATAGATTATTGTTATCAAGAAAAATTAATAGACCATGATGATTATGCAGAAAGTTTAAAAAATACAATGATTAATACAACTGATAAAGGCCCTGAAATATATAAACAAAAGTTGTATCAAGCTGGCGTAGAGCCTAATATTATCGACCAGTATACAGAAATATATATAGAGCAACAGCCACTAGAGGATATAGTTAAAGTTGCGCAGAAAGTAATTAGAACTAAAAAAGGACCGACGTCTAAGGTAAAACAAAAAGTCATGCAATCATTGATGCAAAAAGGGTATACGATGGAAAGAATTAAAGATGCTATGGATGAATTAGACTTTTCAGAAGATGAAGATCAATTGGACCATATGTTACAAACAGATTTAGAAAAAGTTTATAACAAGCAACAACGTAAATATGAAGGTCAACAAGTTATAAGAAAAACGATAGAAACACTTATGAGAAAAGGCTATAAATATGATAAAATTAAATCTAAATTAGAAGAAAGTGGTATCGAACATGGAACAGAAGAAATTGAGTGA
- a CDS encoding YfhH family protein — MEQKKLSEMSEQELRHEIQTYKEKMRKAEMNGILNEYDVYQSKVIVAESYLVDRNQIELGRIYQLNDGSDQYFKVERLKGIFAWGFRIKSSEPEEGLPIALLKL, encoded by the coding sequence ATGGAACAGAAGAAATTGAGTGAGATGTCTGAACAAGAATTAAGACATGAAATTCAAACATATAAAGAAAAAATGAGAAAAGCAGAAATGAACGGTATTTTAAATGAATATGACGTTTACCAAAGTAAAGTCATTGTAGCAGAAAGCTACCTTGTTGATCGTAACCAAATAGAATTAGGTCGTATTTATCAATTAAATGATGGTAGTGATCAATATTTTAAAGTTGAAAGACTGAAAGGTATATTTGCTTGGGGATTCCGAATTAAAAGTAGTGAACCCGAAGAAGGATTACCAATTGCATTATTAAAATTGTAG
- a CDS encoding ATP-binding cassette domain-containing protein: MGSSIVLKLLKVTHYYRNKKTKKWYLPFGYGADDIDLNNISLHIYQGESLGIIGEPGSSKRLIGRLLSGSIEPDKGKLVQLDHIYYGDIEDRRMIHQTVKDYVTHIVELFPYQIANHKADQVIQYAHVDEQQVISKLSKQEFAQLLLSIARSCQSNIIILNHVLQYLDETFMNRATELSNEYIDNNQTMVFIDDDIDKIEQVSNYITWVSHGQIRMEGSVNQVIPTFIEHEKDRKSIESKEALASFDLDWKKSRTRMPEMTYNFKRIERYNHAKPPVFLVRFWTLMVSFILGLALMGIFIFNNLGIVNVPENNQATLQTQAKDTYEDKLAYGIALKGSSKLSGSSNLTLPKYSVVTIDGENSKNYRIDVSGNRYTIAKNQLEYFNPAGLYEKHSFKTLSPYIKSNYSKYVDYFNSHLHKEHSSVKKSLVPEDDNRFVADITSQPIKMIFNDENQLNGFVMPIVNKSELKDKFNIKKDIWICKSGDGYFIADLKDNKWIYIEL, from the coding sequence ATGGGAAGTTCAATCGTTTTAAAGTTACTGAAAGTCACTCATTATTATAGAAACAAAAAAACTAAAAAATGGTACTTACCTTTTGGTTACGGCGCAGATGACATTGATTTAAATAATATTTCACTACATATATACCAAGGAGAATCTTTAGGTATTATTGGAGAACCAGGTTCATCAAAAAGGTTAATAGGAAGGTTGTTATCCGGATCTATCGAACCTGACAAGGGGAAATTAGTTCAACTTGATCATATATATTATGGAGATATTGAAGATAGACGTATGATTCATCAAACTGTTAAGGATTATGTCACTCATATCGTTGAATTATTTCCTTATCAAATAGCAAATCATAAAGCTGATCAAGTGATACAATATGCCCATGTAGATGAGCAACAAGTGATTTCTAAATTGTCAAAACAAGAGTTTGCGCAATTGTTATTAAGTATAGCGAGATCTTGCCAATCTAACATCATCATTTTAAATCATGTGCTTCAATATTTAGATGAAACATTTATGAATAGAGCTACAGAACTATCTAATGAATACATAGATAATAATCAAACAATGGTCTTTATCGATGACGATATTGATAAAATCGAACAAGTAAGTAACTATATTACATGGGTTTCTCATGGTCAAATTCGTATGGAGGGCTCTGTAAACCAAGTTATTCCTACCTTTATAGAACATGAAAAAGATCGAAAAAGTATTGAATCTAAAGAAGCACTTGCGTCATTTGACCTGGATTGGAAAAAAAGTAGAACAAGAATGCCAGAGATGACTTATAATTTTAAACGAATAGAACGATATAATCATGCTAAACCACCAGTATTCTTGGTAAGATTTTGGACATTGATGGTTAGCTTTATTTTAGGTTTAGCACTGATGGGTATATTTATATTCAATAATTTAGGCATAGTTAACGTACCTGAAAATAACCAAGCCACACTTCAAACACAAGCTAAAGATACATATGAGGATAAATTGGCATACGGTATAGCCTTAAAGGGCAGTAGTAAACTTTCAGGTTCAAGTAATTTAACTTTGCCCAAATATAGTGTTGTGACTATTGATGGTGAAAACAGTAAAAATTATCGTATTGATGTAAGTGGTAATCGTTATACTATAGCAAAGAATCAATTAGAATACTTTAATCCAGCAGGTTTATATGAAAAACATAGTTTTAAAACACTATCTCCATATATTAAATCCAACTATAGTAAATATGTGGATTACTTCAATAGCCATTTACATAAAGAACATAGTTCTGTGAAAAAGTCACTAGTACCTGAAGATGATAATCGTTTTGTTGCTGATATAACATCTCAGCCGATTAAAATGATATTTAACGATGAGAATCAATTAAATGGTTTTGTGATGCCGATTGTGAATAAAAGCGAGCTGAAAGATAAGTTTAATATCAAGAAGGATATTTGGATTTGTAAATCAGGAGATGGTTACTTTATTGCTGATTTAAAAGATAATAAATGGATATATATTGAATTGTAG
- a CDS encoding metal-dependent hydrolase: MDTATHIVIGVGLTALATQDPAMSDTFAATATTLIAGSLIPDGDTVLKLKDNSTYISHHRGITHSIPFTILWPILITFLIFVIFNHTNPLHVWMWAQLAVFLHVFVDIFNSYGTQALRPITNKWIQLGVINTFDPIIFIILCIGVALWAFGVHPYLAFFPIIGVLVIYYIVRFKMQSFLRKQALKQIKQEHNPVKVFVIPTLKFMEWRIAIQTDEHDYVGRSFGRNIVFSDKVKRQHLSIDSLLWKVKNNKDIRTFLNFSSIYRWQTTPLEDGTTEIRLMDLRYLNNDHYAFVAIAHLTQQDEIDHSYIGWVFSEDKLQRKLFAK; this comes from the coding sequence ATGGATACAGCCACGCATATCGTGATTGGTGTTGGCCTTACAGCACTTGCAACACAAGATCCTGCTATGTCAGATACATTTGCAGCAACCGCTACAACACTAATTGCAGGATCACTTATACCTGACGGAGATACAGTTTTAAAACTAAAAGATAATTCAACGTATATTTCACATCATAGAGGTATTACACACTCTATTCCTTTTACAATCTTATGGCCTATTTTAATCACGTTTTTAATTTTTGTCATATTCAACCATACGAACCCTTTACATGTATGGATGTGGGCGCAATTAGCTGTGTTCTTGCATGTATTTGTTGATATCTTTAATTCCTATGGTACACAAGCTTTAAGACCTATTACAAATAAGTGGATTCAACTTGGTGTAATTAATACGTTCGACCCAATAATATTTATTATTCTATGTATTGGCGTGGCATTGTGGGCATTTGGTGTACATCCTTACTTAGCCTTTTTCCCGATTATCGGGGTTCTCGTAATATACTATATTGTCCGCTTTAAAATGCAATCATTCTTGAGAAAACAAGCATTGAAGCAAATTAAACAAGAACATAATCCTGTTAAAGTTTTCGTGATTCCTACTTTAAAATTTATGGAATGGCGTATAGCAATTCAAACTGATGAACATGATTATGTAGGTAGATCATTTGGTAGAAACATTGTTTTTAGTGATAAGGTCAAACGTCAACATTTATCAATTGATTCATTATTATGGAAAGTTAAAAACAATAAAGATATTAGGACATTTTTAAATTTTTCATCGATTTATCGTTGGCAAACAACACCATTAGAAGATGGTACTACTGAAATTAGATTAATGGACTTGAGATATTTAAATAATGATCATTATGCATTTGTTGCAATTGCTCATTTAACTCAACAAGATGAAATCGACCACTCATATATTGGATGGGTATTTAGCGAAGATAAACTTCAGCGTAAATTATTCGCCAAATAA
- the mutY gene encoding A/G-specific adenine glycosylase — MYLEDNFKKNIMQWFNQNQRSMPWRETTNPYYIWLSEVMLQQTQVKTVIDYYDRFIQRFPTIADLSEAHEDEVLKYWEGLGYYSRARNFHHAIKEVQHEYQGIVPSDPENFKALKGVGPYTQAAVMSIAFDHPLPTVDGNVFRVWSRLNNDSRDIKLQSTRKAYEQELLPYVREEAGTFNQSMMELGALICTPKNPLCMFCPVQENCEAYDKGTVLDLPVKTKNVKKKTIDQSVFLIRNKRGEYLLEKRQERLLSGMWEFPMFETSHAIDQISKQLNHQIEPLSEPIFKLKHQFTHLTWHIKVYSVPEELEIEASSLPENMIWFDLEQRDQFTFPVPMAKIYQFIEV, encoded by the coding sequence ATGTATTTAGAAGACAATTTTAAAAAAAATATAATGCAATGGTTTAATCAAAATCAACGTTCTATGCCTTGGCGTGAAACGACGAATCCATATTATATATGGTTAAGCGAAGTTATGTTGCAACAAACACAAGTTAAAACAGTTATTGATTATTATGACAGATTTATACAACGATTCCCTACTATTGCGGATTTAAGTGAGGCGCATGAAGATGAAGTACTTAAATATTGGGAAGGGCTAGGATATTATAGTCGTGCACGAAATTTTCATCATGCAATCAAAGAAGTTCAACATGAGTATCAAGGTATTGTGCCGTCAGATCCTGAGAATTTTAAAGCCTTAAAAGGTGTTGGGCCATATACACAAGCGGCAGTTATGAGTATTGCATTTGATCATCCGCTACCTACTGTTGACGGTAATGTATTTAGAGTTTGGTCTAGACTTAATAATGACAGTAGAGATATAAAACTACAATCCACACGTAAAGCTTATGAACAAGAATTATTACCATACGTGCGTGAAGAAGCTGGTACATTTAACCAATCTATGATGGAACTTGGTGCATTAATTTGTACACCTAAAAATCCACTCTGCATGTTTTGCCCAGTACAAGAAAACTGCGAGGCATACGATAAAGGTACTGTATTAGATTTACCTGTTAAAACTAAGAATGTTAAAAAGAAAACGATTGATCAAAGTGTTTTTCTCATTCGTAATAAACGTGGTGAATATCTATTAGAAAAACGACAAGAAAGATTATTAAGTGGAATGTGGGAATTCCCGATGTTTGAAACATCTCATGCAATTGACCAAATATCAAAGCAATTAAACCACCAGATTGAACCTTTATCTGAACCGATTTTTAAATTAAAGCATCAATTCACGCATTTAACATGGCATATTAAGGTGTATAGCGTACCAGAGGAACTTGAGATTGAAGCGTCGTCTTTACCTGAGAATATGATATGGTTTGATTTAGAACAACGAGATCAATTTACTTTTCCAGTACCTATGGCTAAAATTTATCAATTTATTGAAGTATAA
- a CDS encoding DUF402 domain-containing protein, whose amino-acid sequence MVKESIPKEGQDIKIQSYKHDGNIHRVWSETTILKGTDHVIIGGNDHTLVTESDGRTWITREPAIVYFHSEYWFNVICMFREDGVYYYCNLSSPFVCDEEALKYIDYDLDIKVYPNGKYHLLDEDEYEQHMNQMNYPHDIDVILRRSVDILQQWIEQKKGPFAPDFIKVWKERYKKIRDY is encoded by the coding sequence ATGGTAAAAGAATCCATACCTAAAGAAGGACAAGATATAAAGATTCAAAGTTATAAACATGATGGTAATATCCATCGTGTATGGTCTGAAACAACTATTTTAAAAGGAACTGATCATGTCATTATCGGTGGTAACGATCATACGCTAGTAACAGAAAGTGATGGTCGTACATGGATTACGAGAGAACCAGCTATTGTCTACTTTCATTCAGAGTATTGGTTTAATGTCATTTGTATGTTCCGTGAAGATGGTGTCTACTATTATTGCAACTTGTCTTCACCATTTGTATGTGATGAGGAAGCTTTAAAATATATAGACTATGATCTTGATATTAAAGTTTATCCAAATGGTAAATATCATTTGTTAGATGAAGATGAGTATGAACAACATATGAATCAAATGAACTACCCTCATGATATTGATGTTATATTGAGACGTAGTGTCGATATTTTACAACAATGGATTGAACAGAAAAAAGGGCCGTTCGCACCAGACTTTATTAAAGTATGGAAAGAACGATATAAGAAAATTAGAGATTATTAA
- a CDS encoding ABC transporter ATP-binding protein, translating into MIRRYLEFVKPYKYRIIATIIVGIIKFGIPMLIPLLIKYAIDGVINNHSLSASEKYSHLAIAIGIALFIFLIVRPPIEFIRQYLAQWTSNKILYDIRKQLYNHLQALSARFYANNQVGQVISRVINDVEQTKDFILTGLMNIWLDCITIIIALTIMFFLDVKLTFAAIFIFPFYILTVYFFFGRLRKLTRVRSQALAEVQGFLHERVQGMSVIKSFAIEDNEAQNFDNRNQNFLQKAFKHTRWNAYSFAAINTVTDIGPIIVIGVGAYLAISGSITVGTLAAFVGYLEQLFGPLRRLVSSFTTLTQSFASMDRVFQLIDEDYDIKNGVGAQPIEIKQGQIELKHVSFKYNENEQEVLKDINLTINKGDTVAFVGMSGGGKSTLINLIPRFYDVTDGEILIDQHNIKDFLTGSLRNQIGLVQQDNILFSDTVKENILLGRPDATDEEVVEAAKMANAHDFIMNLQDGYDTEVGERGVKLSGGQKQRLSIARIFLNNPPILILDEATSALDLESEAIIQEALDVLSKDRTTLIVAHRLSTITHADKIVVMQNGQIVETGTHQELIDKKGAYEHLYSIQNL; encoded by the coding sequence ATGATTAGACGATATTTAGAATTCGTAAAACCGTACAAATATCGAATCATTGCTACAATTATTGTTGGTATTATTAAATTCGGTATACCGATGTTAATTCCATTACTTATAAAATATGCGATTGATGGTGTTATTAATAATCACTCCCTAAGCGCTAGTGAAAAGTATTCACATTTAGCAATTGCCATAGGTATAGCTTTATTTATCTTTTTAATAGTAAGACCACCAATTGAATTTATAAGACAATATTTAGCACAATGGACAAGTAACAAAATTTTATATGATATTCGTAAACAGTTATACAATCATTTACAAGCATTAAGTGCTCGCTTTTATGCCAACAATCAAGTTGGTCAAGTGATTTCACGAGTAATTAATGACGTTGAACAAACTAAAGATTTTATCTTAACAGGTCTTATGAACATTTGGTTAGATTGTATTACAATTATAATTGCATTAACGATCATGTTCTTCCTTGATGTAAAATTAACATTTGCAGCGATATTTATATTCCCATTTTATATTTTAACTGTATATTTCTTCTTTGGAAGATTAAGAAAGTTAACTAGGGTTAGATCTCAAGCATTAGCGGAAGTTCAAGGATTTTTACATGAACGCGTTCAAGGTATGTCAGTTATTAAAAGCTTTGCTATTGAAGATAATGAAGCTCAAAATTTTGATAATCGAAATCAAAACTTTTTACAAAAAGCTTTCAAACATACAAGATGGAACGCATATTCATTTGCAGCGATAAACACCGTAACGGATATTGGACCAATTATTGTTATAGGTGTAGGTGCATATTTAGCTATAAGTGGCTCAATTACAGTCGGTACCTTAGCAGCATTTGTTGGATATCTTGAACAATTGTTTGGACCTTTAAGACGTTTAGTTTCATCATTTACTACACTTACACAAAGTTTTGCTTCAATGGATCGTGTTTTTCAATTAATTGATGAAGATTATGACATTAAAAATGGTGTAGGTGCACAACCTATTGAGATTAAACAAGGACAAATTGAATTAAAACATGTAAGTTTCAAATATAATGAAAATGAACAAGAAGTTTTGAAAGATATTAATCTGACAATAAATAAAGGAGACACAGTTGCTTTTGTAGGAATGAGTGGTGGAGGAAAATCTACCTTAATCAATTTAATACCAAGATTTTATGACGTAACTGATGGTGAAATATTGATTGACCAACATAATATTAAAGACTTCTTAACAGGTAGCCTGAGAAATCAAATTGGCTTAGTTCAACAAGATAATATCCTATTTTCTGATACTGTGAAAGAAAATATTTTATTAGGTCGACCTGATGCAACAGACGAAGAAGTCGTTGAAGCGGCTAAGATGGCTAATGCTCATGATTTTATTATGAATTTGCAAGATGGATATGACACTGAAGTAGGGGAACGTGGTGTCAAATTATCAGGTGGTCAAAAACAAAGACTATCAATAGCACGTATTTTCTTAAACAATCCACCAATACTAATCTTAGATGAAGCAACAAGTGCATTAGATTTAGAAAGTGAAGCAATCATACAAGAAGCACTTGATGTGTTAAGTAAGGACCGTACTACTTTAATCGTGGCACATCGATTATCAACGATCACACATGCAGATAAGATAGTAGTGATGCAAAATGGACAAATTGTCGAAACGGGTACACATCAAGAATTAATCGATAAAAAAGGTGCATATGAACACTTATACAGTATTCAAAATTTATAA